A section of the Telopea speciosissima isolate NSW1024214 ecotype Mountain lineage chromosome 3, Tspe_v1, whole genome shotgun sequence genome encodes:
- the LOC122654694 gene encoding pentatricopeptide repeat-containing protein At5g39710-like: protein MAMAARTLSGSSTVISLVSSITSVLQSLKHQNPGYSNLNHSPLLQFSQHLNAGLVIEVIKAQNEPHTALLFFHWTSDPKPNPNNYFHTQRCYSIIVDLLLSHSMFSTAFSLLQSSNNLCDFMVGKFIKAYGDRGDIRGAIHWFDRAKTIESGRCLFSYNAILGVLVRANRINLAQAIFDQILKERLVRPDVSTYTTMIRGYCKLGMIEDAKKVFDGMLCKPNLITYNTIIAGLCRKGLVENAREIVDRMIATKDSYCLPDTVTFTTLIDGYCKKGEMELAEKCMDEMEIWKCEPNTLTYNSLIYGLCLMGKVDEAKRQMTKMRLNGLKSDVVTHTSLLKGLCIVGRSDDAAEHLKEMVSLGLKPDVKSYAVVVNEYCKNGRTTEAMALLDEMKLRGINPSVSSFNELFRALTNAGEHDRAILVLKRMPQKGCSPNFLSYSNVICSLCGIKGRMRDVEDLVVNMLHRGHGLDASMYSEMVKGYCKDGDLDMAMGIFSEMMEKGFMINLQNFSLFVKELCGKGRMSDAENVFKEMVRRCTILDLASYRRILNEYGCRLQAPINGGGG, encoded by the coding sequence ATGGCGATGGCAGCTCGAACTCTCAGCGGCAGCTCTACCGTTATCTCACTGGTGAGCTCCATAACCTCTGTTCTTCAATCACTGAAGCATCAGAATCCAGGCTACTCCAACCTCAATCATTCTCCTCTTTTACAATTTTCACAACACCTAAACGCTGGTTTAGTAATCGAAGTAATCAAAGCCCAAAACGAACCCCATACTGCTCTGCTATTCTTTCATTGGACCTCCGACcccaaacctaaccctaacaacTACTTCCACACTCAACGTTGTTACTCCATCATAGTCGATCTTCTACTCTCCCATAGCATGTTCTCTACGGCATTTTCGCTTCTTCAGTCGTCCAACAATCTCTGCGATTTCATGGTCGGGAAATTcatcaaagcttatggagatcgCGGTGACATCAGAGGTGCAATCCACTGGTTTGACCGCGCTAAGACCATCGAATCGGGACGCTGTTTGTTTTCGTACAATGCAATTTTGGGAGTCTTGGTGAGAGCGAATCGCATCAATCTCGCCCAAGCTATCTTCGATCAGATTCTGAAAGAGCGCTTGGTGAGACCCGATGTCTCTACTTATACGACTATGATTAGGGGTTATTGCAAACTGGGTATGATCGAGGATGCAAAGAAAGTGTTTGATGGAATGCTCTGCAAACCAAATTTGATTACGTATAATACGATTATTGCGGGACTCTGTAGGAAAGGGCTTGTGGAGAATGCACGAGAGATTGTTGATCGTATGATTGCTACAAAAGATAGTTATTGTTTGCCCGACACCGTGACTTTCACGACTTTGATTGATGGCTACTGCAAAAAAGGTGAGATGGAGTTGGCAGAAAAATGTATGGATGAGATGGAAATTTGGAAATGCGAGCCGAATACCTTGACCTACAATTCATTGATCTATGGTTTATGTTTAATGGGAAAGGTTGATGAGGCGAAGAGGCAGATGACTAAGATGAGATTAAATGGGTTGAAGAGTGATGTTGTTACCCACACAAGTCTATTGAAGGGACTGTGCATAGTGGGGAGATCAGATGATGCTGCAGAACATCTCAAGGAGATGGTCAGCCTTGGGCTGAAACCTGATGTGAAGTCATATGCAGTGGTTGTCAATGAGTACTGCAAAAACGGGCGAACAACTGAAGCAATGGCCCTACTGGATGAAATGAAATTGAGGGGGATCAATCCGAGTGTTTCCAGCTTCAATGAACTTTTCAGGGCCCTCACCAATGCCGGGGAGCACGATAGAGCAATTCTGGTTTTGAAGCGAATGCCTCAAAAGGGTTGCTCCCCAAACTTCTTATCTTATAGCAACGTGATCTGTAGCCTTTGTGGAATCAAAGGTAGGATGCGAGATGTTGAAGACCTTGTCGTCAACATGCTTCATAGAGGCCATGGCCTTGACGCCTCTATGTACAGTGAAATGGTTAAGGGGTACTGTAAGGATGGTGATCTGGATATGGCTATGGGTATTTTCTCTGAGATGATGGAGAAGGGATTCATGATCAATCTTCAGAATTTTTCATTGTTTGTGAAAGAGTTGTGTGGGAAAGGCAGGATGTCTGATGCTGAGAATGTCTTTAAAGAAATGGTTAGGAGATGCACAATACTTGACTTAGCTAGTTACAGAAGGATACTAAATGAGTATGGTTGTAGGCTACAGGCACCAATTAATGGAGGCGGAGGCTAG